Genomic segment of Actinomycetota bacterium:
TTGAGGTCGCAGGATCGAAGGGCACGCCTTCGATCGGCACGGTCCGGTAGCCGATGGAACGCAGCACCAGGCCGGTCTCGATGGTCTCGAACTGGCCGGTTCCCCTTGACCGGAGCGCGCCGTTGGCGTCCACGACGAGCTCGTTCCGCTCGGCCTTCAACGCCGTGATCCGCCCGTCGGTGCCGATGATCTCCACTGGCGAGGCGAGGAAGCGCAGGAGAATACGGCGAGGTCCGGGATGCCGGGTGCGGGCGGCGTACTCGCGGAGAATTCGCAGGTTCGCCGTGGCGGTGCGGTCCTCCTCCATGTCGGCCTGGCTGACCGCGTCAAGCTCCAGGTCCCGGGGATCGACGATCGCGTCCACCCCTTCGAGCCGCCCCAGCTCCCTGAGCTCGGGGGTGGTGAAGGACGCCTGGGCCGGGCCCCGCCGCCCCAGGACCACGACCTCGCGGATTCTGCTCTGGCGCAGCCTCTCCAGGGCGTGGTCGGCGATGTCGGTCCTGGCCAGTTGGTCGGGGGAGGTGGCCAGGATGCGGGACACGTCCATGGCCACGTTGCCGTTGCCGACCACCACCGCCCGCTCGACCGAGAGGTCGACGGGCAGCTCGCGGTAGTCGGGATGGCCGTTGTACCAGCCGACGAAGGAGATGGCGGGGTGGCTGTTGGGCAGCTCCTCGCCGGGGATGCTCATGCGCCGGTCGGCCTGGGCCCCGACGGCGTAGACGAGCTGGTCGTAGTGGCGCTTCAGCTCCCGATGGTGGATGTCAACGCCGTAGGTGACGTTGCCGAAGTACCGCACCCGCGGGTCGGCCAGGATCCGCTCCAGCACCCGGGCCACCGCCTTGATCGACTGGTGGTCGGGCGCGACCCCGTCGCGGACCAGCCCGAACGGCGTCGGGAAGCGGTTGAAGACGTCGATTGTCAGGGAGATGTCGCGCCTGCGGAGCAGGCTTTCGGCGGCATAGAGCCCGGCTGGCCCGGCCCCGATGATGGCGATCTTTAGCGGCCGATCTGCCGCGCCAAGCCGTTCTGTCATGGCACGGTCAGCCCCACCAGGTGAAGGGGAGGTCGTCGGGGATTCTGATGCGGCGGCCGGTGACCGAGCGCGGCCGCACGCGGACGTACCGGCTCTTGTCGCCGGGGGCCCACGGGTACAGGGGCAGGCCGCGGAGCCGCTCCAGGTGGTCAGGGTCGGTGATGTCGGCCAGGGTCCCCCGGACGACCACGCTCCAGCCGGTGCGGGTGGCCTCGTCGGTGGCGTCGACCTCGAAGGCGACCGACTCCCGCTCAGTGGCGGCATCC
This window contains:
- a CDS encoding FAD-dependent oxidoreductase — encoded protein: MTERLGAADRPLKIAIIGAGPAGLYAAESLLRRRDISLTIDVFNRFPTPFGLVRDGVAPDHQSIKAVARVLERILADPRVRYFGNVTYGVDIHHRELKRHYDQLVYAVGAQADRRMSIPGEELPNSHPAISFVGWYNGHPDYRELPVDLSVERAVVVGNGNVAMDVSRILATSPDQLARTDIADHALERLRQSRIREVVVLGRRGPAQASFTTPELRELGRLEGVDAIVDPRDLELDAVSQADMEEDRTATANLRILREYAARTRHPGPRRILLRFLASPVEIIGTDGRITALKAERNELVVDANGALRSRGTGQFETIETGLVLRSIGYRTVPIEGVPFDPATSTINNIAGQVVHPNTGEVVRGEYVVGWAKRGPTGLIGNNKPDSAATVEAMLADLPLLQRLRDGHRDPSAIEALLRERGVDHVTYPDWQVLDAHEVAAGRAEGRPRKKVTTVPEMMAIIHQGR
- a CDS encoding pyridoxamine 5'-phosphate oxidase family protein, with the translated sequence MPKPHMEELDEDECRKLLAERHLGRLAIPDFGGPVIFPVNYVFDQDLVIFRTDPGSKLDAATERESVAFEVDATDEATRTGWSVVVRGTLADITDPDHLERLRGLPLYPWAPGDKSRYVRVRPRSVTGRRIRIPDDLPFTWWG